In one window of Nitrospira sp. DNA:
- a CDS encoding RNA-binding protein: MGSKIYVGGLPYSTTEQQLSDLFAVHGAVTSARIITDKFTGQSRGFGFVEMSGDSEAQAAINALNGTQFGGRTLTVNEARPQEPRSGGGGRGMGGGRH, translated from the coding sequence ATGGGTTCGAAGATCTACGTTGGCGGCTTGCCATATTCAACCACCGAGCAACAGCTGAGTGACCTGTTCGCGGTGCACGGGGCGGTGACGTCGGCGCGCATCATTACGGACAAGTTCACGGGGCAGTCACGGGGTTTCGGCTTCGTCGAAATGTCTGGAGATTCTGAGGCACAGGCTGCAATCAACGCATTGAACGGGACACAGTTCGGTGGCCGCACCTTGACGGTCAACGAAGCTCGCCCACAGGAGCCGCGCTCCGGTGGCGGAGGACGTGGAATGGGCGGGGGCCGGCACTAA